Proteins found in one Rhodovulum sp. MB263 genomic segment:
- a CDS encoding alpha-amylase family glycosyl hydrolase translates to MALNDDPDWWRGAVIYQIYPRSFQDSNGDGVGDLSGIIRRLPHVASLGVDAIWISPFFPSPMKDFGYDISEYCDVDPMFGSLADFDALVAAAHGLGLRVMIDLVLSHSSDRHPWFIESRSSRDNPRAEWYVWSDPRPDGTPPNNWLSIFGGPAWAWDAGREQYYLHNFLASQPDLNLHCEAVQQAIFETARFWLDRGVDGFRLDTINFYFCDKEFRSNPALPPEERNDNIAPRVNPYNHQLHIYDKNQPENIEFLTKFRSVLDDYSAVALGEVGDAQSDLEILGQYTSGGDKVQMCYAFDFLGSAPLTAARIAQVYERLDRVAAEGWVCWALSNHDVVRHPTRWTLSPAAQRAFLTLMICLRGSVCLYQGEELGLPEADVPFEALQDPYGIAFWPEFKGRDGCRTPMVWAAEELHAGFSAAPRTWLPIPETHIGLAVAAQEHAPEAPIHHYRRAIAFRHANPVLARGAMDTVRAEGHVLSFRRYDATAEMFVAINLGEMPAALVPPEGNWQPLGAEINAARPGADGLVHLGPWQPSLMLRREGA, encoded by the coding sequence TTGGCCCTGAACGACGATCCCGACTGGTGGCGCGGCGCGGTGATCTACCAGATCTACCCGCGCAGCTTCCAGGATTCGAATGGCGACGGTGTGGGCGACCTTTCGGGCATCATCCGGCGGCTGCCGCATGTCGCCTCGCTGGGAGTAGACGCGATCTGGATCTCGCCCTTCTTCCCCTCGCCGATGAAGGATTTCGGCTATGACATCTCGGAATATTGCGATGTCGATCCGATGTTCGGCAGCCTTGCCGATTTCGACGCGCTGGTCGCGGCCGCGCATGGGTTGGGGCTCAGGGTGATGATCGATCTGGTGCTGTCGCATTCCTCGGACCGCCATCCCTGGTTCATCGAAAGCCGCTCGAGCCGCGACAATCCGAGGGCCGAGTGGTATGTCTGGTCGGACCCGAGGCCCGATGGCACGCCGCCCAATAACTGGCTGTCGATCTTCGGCGGGCCCGCCTGGGCCTGGGATGCGGGGCGCGAGCAGTATTACCTGCATAATTTCCTGGCCTCGCAGCCCGACCTGAACCTGCATTGCGAGGCGGTGCAGCAGGCCATCTTCGAGACCGCGCGTTTCTGGCTCGACCGCGGCGTCGATGGATTTCGCCTCGACACCATCAATTTCTACTTCTGTGACAAGGAGTTCCGCTCCAACCCTGCGCTGCCGCCCGAAGAGCGGAATGACAATATCGCGCCCCGGGTGAACCCCTATAATCACCAGCTTCACATCTATGACAAGAATCAGCCGGAAAATATTGAATTCCTGACGAAATTCAGATCCGTTCTCGACGACTACTCGGCCGTGGCACTGGGCGAGGTGGGCGATGCGCAAAGCGATCTGGAAATCCTCGGCCAATACACCTCGGGCGGAGACAAGGTGCAGATGTGCTATGCCTTCGATTTCCTCGGCAGTGCGCCCCTGACCGCCGCGCGCATCGCGCAGGTCTATGAGCGGCTCGACCGGGTCGCGGCCGAGGGCTGGGTCTGCTGGGCGCTCTCGAACCATGACGTCGTCCGCCACCCGACCCGCTGGACCCTCTCGCCCGCCGCACAACGCGCCTTTCTGACCTTGATGATCTGCCTGCGCGGCTCGGTCTGTCTGTATCAGGGCGAGGAGCTTGGCCTGCCCGAGGCCGATGTGCCCTTCGAGGCGCTGCAGGACCCTTACGGCATCGCCTTCTGGCCCGAATTCAAGGGGCGCGACGGCTGCCGCACGCCGATGGTCTGGGCGGCCGAGGAACTTCATGCCGGGTTTTCGGCCGCGCCGCGTACCTGGCTGCCGATCCCCGAGACCCATATCGGGCTGGCCGTGGCGGCGCAGGAGCACGCGCCCGAGGCGCCGATCCACCATTACCGCCGCGCCATCGCGTTTCGCCATGCCAATCCGGTGCTGGCGCGGGGCGCGATGGACACGGTGCGCGCCGAGGGCCATGTGCTGTCCTTCCGGCGCTATGACGCGACGGCCGAGATGTTCGTCGCGATCAATCTGGGCGAGATGCCGGCCGCGCTGGTCCCGCCCGAGGGCAACTGGCAGCCTCTGGGCGCCGAGATCAACGCGGCCCGGCCGGGGGCGGACGGGCTGGTGCATCTGGGGCCCTGGCAGCCCTCGCTGATGCTGCGACGGGAGGGGGCGTGA
- a CDS encoding ABC transporter ATP-binding protein: protein MAGLTLSGVGKSYGAVEVLKGIDLEIETGELVVFVGPSGCGKSTLLRMIAGLERITAGTLSIDGLRVNDVPPAQRGIAMVFQSYALYPHMSVRDNMAFALKIAGRSRDEIEAAVTRAARTLQLEPYLDRLPKALSGGQRQRVAIGRAIVRDPKVYLFDEPLSNLDAALRVATRIEIAQLKEAMPDSTMIYVTHDQVEAMTLASRIVVLADKGVAQVGPPLELYEKPRSEFVAQFIGSPAMNLFEGVISRTGETTHLQLAAGGGTIASQVPTGSGDEGRKVRVGIRPEDMEPTEGDDYAFEGRVEILEALGEVTQLYFERKAPEADPVIAKLSGVHAGLRGKTLRMTADPGRVHLFAGGQSLLWR, encoded by the coding sequence ATGGCGGGTCTGACACTCAGCGGCGTGGGCAAGAGCTATGGCGCGGTCGAGGTGCTGAAGGGGATCGATCTGGAGATCGAGACCGGCGAGCTGGTGGTCTTCGTCGGGCCCTCGGGCTGCGGCAAGTCCACGCTTCTGCGGATGATCGCGGGGCTCGAACGGATCACCGCGGGCACGCTGAGCATCGACGGGCTGCGCGTGAACGACGTGCCGCCCGCGCAGCGCGGCATCGCCATGGTGTTCCAGTCCTACGCGCTCTACCCGCATATGAGCGTGCGCGACAACATGGCCTTCGCGCTGAAGATCGCCGGGCGCTCGCGCGACGAGATCGAGGCCGCCGTGACCCGGGCCGCACGCACGCTTCAGCTCGAGCCCTATCTCGACCGGTTGCCAAAGGCGCTGTCGGGCGGGCAGCGCCAGCGCGTGGCCATCGGGCGCGCCATCGTGCGCGACCCCAAGGTCTATCTCTTCGACGAGCCGCTCTCGAATCTCGACGCGGCGCTGCGCGTGGCCACCCGGATCGAGATCGCCCAGCTGAAGGAGGCGATGCCCGACAGCACGATGATCTATGTCACCCATGACCAGGTCGAGGCGATGACGCTGGCCAGCCGCATCGTGGTGCTGGCCGACAAGGGGGTGGCCCAGGTCGGACCGCCGCTCGAGCTTTACGAGAAGCCGCGCTCGGAATTCGTGGCGCAGTTCATCGGCAGCCCGGCCATGAACCTGTTCGAGGGCGTCATTTCAAGGACCGGCGAGACGACCCATCTGCAGCTGGCGGCGGGCGGCGGCACGATTGCCTCGCAGGTGCCGACCGGGTCCGGCGACGAGGGCCGCAAGGTCCGGGTCGGCATCCGCCCCGAGGACATGGAGCCGACCGAAGGTGACGACTACGCCTTCGAGGGCCGGGTCGAGATCCTCGAGGCCCTGGGCGAGGTCACCCAGCTTTATTTCGAGCGCAAGGCCCCCGAGGCCGATCCGGTAATCGCCAAGCTGTCCGGGGTCCATGCCGGGCTGCGCGGCAAGACCCTCAGGATGACCGCCGATCCGGGCCGGGTGCATCTCTTTGCCGGGGGCCAGTCGCTGCTCTGGCGATAG
- a CDS encoding TRAP transporter large permease translates to MDPIGIGLAVTALLFVSVLLGMRVGFAAALAGLLGLIWIFWSKKGYGADAFGWALTVAVKTAGQVPHSKVASQALSLIPTFILIGYLAYYAGLTRALFDAAKKWFGWLPGGLAVSTVFATAGFAAVSGASVATSAVFARIAIPEMLKIGYDKRFAAGVVAAGGTLASLIPPSAILVIYAIIVEQDVGKLLLAGFVPGMVSACIYALLIVALALALPRFGPAVRGFTWGERVRALPRALPILFVVWTIVFFVYNPFGGDAWGTPTEGGAIGAFVVFLMALAHGMRWAQFKDALLETAKLSAMIFTIIWGVLIYVRFLGFADLPGAFSDWIAGLNHPPMLTLVMILLAYAVLGMFMDAIGMLLLTLPVVYPAVMALNGGEYVSAADSAFGMSGPMCAIWFGILVVKMAELCLITPPIGLNCFVVAGVRDDLSVQDVFRGVAPFFVADAITIAVLIAVPGIVLWLPGLA, encoded by the coding sequence ATGGACCCGATCGGGATCGGCCTCGCGGTCACGGCGCTTCTGTTCGTCTCGGTCCTGCTGGGCATGCGGGTGGGCTTTGCCGCCGCGCTGGCAGGGCTTCTGGGGCTGATCTGGATCTTCTGGTCGAAGAAGGGCTATGGCGCGGACGCGTTCGGCTGGGCGCTGACGGTCGCGGTCAAGACCGCGGGCCAGGTGCCGCATTCGAAGGTGGCAAGCCAGGCGCTCAGCCTCATTCCGACCTTCATCCTGATCGGTTATCTGGCCTATTATGCGGGACTGACCCGCGCGCTTTTCGATGCGGCGAAGAAATGGTTCGGCTGGCTGCCGGGCGGGCTTGCGGTCTCGACCGTCTTTGCCACGGCGGGCTTTGCCGCCGTCTCGGGTGCCTCGGTCGCGACCTCGGCGGTCTTTGCCCGGATCGCCATCCCCGAGATGCTGAAGATCGGCTATGACAAGCGCTTTGCCGCGGGCGTCGTGGCGGCGGGCGGCACGCTGGCCAGCCTGATCCCGCCCTCGGCGATCCTGGTGATCTACGCCATCATCGTCGAGCAGGATGTGGGCAAGCTGCTGCTGGCGGGCTTCGTGCCCGGCATGGTCTCGGCCTGCATCTATGCGCTGCTGATCGTGGCGCTGGCGCTGGCCCTGCCCCGCTTCGGCCCGGCTGTCCGGGGCTTCACCTGGGGCGAGAGGGTTCGCGCCCTGCCCAGGGCGCTGCCGATCCTCTTCGTGGTCTGGACCATCGTCTTCTTCGTCTACAACCCCTTCGGCGGCGATGCCTGGGGGACCCCTACCGAGGGCGGGGCCATCGGCGCCTTCGTGGTCTTCCTGATGGCTCTGGCGCACGGGATGCGCTGGGCGCAATTCAAGGACGCGCTGCTCGAGACCGCCAAGCTCTCGGCCATGATCTTCACCATCATCTGGGGCGTGCTGATCTATGTGCGCTTCCTGGGCTTCGCCGATCTGCCGGGCGCCTTCTCGGACTGGATCGCCGGACTAAACCACCCGCCGATGCTGACCTTGGTGATGATCCTGCTGGCCTATGCGGTGCTGGGCATGTTCATGGACGCGATCGGCATGCTGCTGCTGACCCTGCCCGTGGTCTATCCGGCGGTGATGGCGCTGAACGGCGGCGAATATGTCTCGGCCGCGGACAGCGCCTTCGGCATGTCGGGGCCGATGTGCGCGATCTGGTTCGGCATCCTCGTTGTCAAGATGGCCGAACTGTGCCTGATCACGCCGCCCATCGGGCTGAACTGCTTCGTGGTGGCCGGCGTGCGCGACGATCTGAGCGTGCAGGACGTGTTTCGCGGTGTCGCGCCCTTCTTCGTGGCCGATGCGATCACCATCGCCGTGCTGATCGCGGTGCCGGGCATCGTGCTCTGGCTGCCGGGCCTTGCCTGA
- a CDS encoding TRAP transporter small permease subunit has translation MAIHAPVLEDDSPLSRLDRGLYRLERRLALLAGLTVFVLMLLAVVSVGGRHLFNQPLPGSVDWIQQGMPLIAFLGIAYTQRDGGHIRMDILVARLSGRALWAAEALTTLAMLVVMVLLVWGSFAHFQRSFDWGAPMFSRDSSIDINLPLWPAKLLAPVAFSVLCLRLGLQLWGYGRAFVLGLAAPVAVPLVVSVADQAAAEATHVSGADD, from the coding sequence ATGGCCATCCATGCCCCTGTGCTGGAGGATGACAGCCCACTCTCGCGGCTCGACCGCGGGCTTTACCGGCTCGAGCGGCGGCTTGCGCTGCTGGCGGGGCTGACGGTCTTCGTGCTGATGCTGCTGGCCGTGGTGTCGGTCGGCGGGCGGCATCTCTTCAACCAGCCGCTGCCCGGCTCTGTCGACTGGATCCAGCAGGGCATGCCGCTGATCGCCTTTCTGGGCATCGCCTATACCCAGCGCGATGGGGGCCATATCCGGATGGACATTCTGGTGGCGCGGCTGTCGGGCCGGGCCTTGTGGGCGGCCGAGGCGCTGACGACGCTGGCCATGCTGGTCGTCATGGTGCTGCTGGTCTGGGGCAGTTTCGCCCATTTCCAGCGCAGCTTCGACTGGGGCGCGCCGATGTTCAGCCGGGACAGCTCGATCGACATCAACCTGCCGCTCTGGCCCGCCAAGCTTCTGGCACCGGTCGCCTTCTCGGTTCTGTGCCTGCGGCTGGGGCTTCAGCTCTGGGGCTATGGCCGGGCCTTCGTTCTGGGGCTGGCGGCCCCCGTGGCGGTGCCGCTGGTGGTGTCCGTGGCCGATCAGGCAGCGGCCGAGGCGACCCATGTCTCGGGCGCGGACGATTAG
- the dctP gene encoding TRAP transporter substrate-binding protein DctP translates to MKAAIGAMALGAFGCCLAGEALAETWNVSLWGKRRAFTENVEKLAELVSEKTGGAFTLSLSYGGLSKSTENLDGIQIGAFEMAQICAGYHRDKNPTLTVLELPFLGVDSLEQERDLSMALYRHPAVEADLARWNATLLMPTPMPQYNFVGVGEPPRGLADFNGMTVRATGGIGEAMEIIGAVPTSMDATEVRQALDSGVVKAVSFAPHAHMSFGTIDTGTWWTTNLNPGTVNCPVVVNSDALAALSEEHRAALLGSVDEALAHYIDYYNSETMARWGPALDERGIERITFAPEAMAEFREAAAGPVAAAWIEEMSARGLPAQELYETVTGQVGQVGQ, encoded by the coding sequence ATGAAAGCTGCGATCGGCGCCATGGCGCTGGGCGCGTTCGGCTGCTGTCTGGCAGGCGAGGCGCTGGCGGAGACCTGGAATGTCTCGCTCTGGGGCAAGCGGCGCGCCTTCACCGAGAATGTCGAGAAGCTTGCGGAACTGGTCAGCGAGAAGACCGGCGGCGCATTCACGCTGTCTCTCTCCTATGGCGGGCTGTCGAAAAGCACCGAGAATCTCGACGGGATCCAGATCGGCGCCTTCGAGATGGCCCAGATCTGCGCGGGCTATCACCGCGACAAGAACCCGACGCTGACGGTGCTGGAGCTGCCCTTCCTGGGTGTCGACAGCCTGGAACAGGAACGCGACCTGTCGATGGCGCTCTACCGCCATCCGGCGGTCGAGGCCGATCTGGCGCGCTGGAACGCGACGCTCCTGATGCCTACGCCGATGCCGCAATATAATTTCGTGGGCGTCGGCGAGCCGCCCCGGGGCCTTGCCGATTTCAACGGCATGACCGTGCGCGCGACCGGCGGGATCGGCGAGGCGATGGAGATCATCGGCGCGGTGCCGACCTCGATGGATGCGACCGAAGTGCGCCAGGCGCTGGATTCCGGCGTGGTCAAGGCGGTGTCCTTCGCGCCCCATGCGCATATGTCCTTCGGCACCATCGACACCGGCACATGGTGGACGACGAACCTCAACCCTGGCACGGTGAACTGCCCGGTGGTGGTCAACAGCGACGCGCTGGCGGCACTGTCCGAAGAGCATCGCGCAGCGCTGCTGGGCTCGGTCGACGAGGCGCTGGCGCATTACATCGATTATTACAACAGCGAGACCATGGCGCGCTGGGGCCCTGCGCTCGACGAGCGCGGGATCGAACGGATCACCTTCGCGCCCGAGGCCATGGCCGAGTTCCGCGAGGCAGCAGCGGGTCCCGTGGCCGCGGCCTGGATCGAAGAGATGAGCGCCCGCGGCCTGCCCGCGCAGGAGCTTTACGAGACCGTGACCGGGCAAGTCGGGCAGGTCGGGCAGTAG
- a CDS encoding Crp/Fnr family transcriptional regulator — protein MQDTSPFPHSAWLGELPGGLRRRFQPGAAIARPGDLSRPGIGDGEADVPDRLFVLDEGLARICLNGTARALTIGYLRPGGAYVTHTRAWVEAVSPCTVISWPVGEMLALVSRQPALGLAAFREVGQLLHGALNLIEDLAFRPVESRFARFLLNERALQQSALIRLIDSTESLATALGTSRQTLSTLINRLIREGVLSRPDRRHLRLLDIARLEAMVDLSPG, from the coding sequence ATGCAGGATACCTCCCCGTTTCCCCATTCCGCCTGGCTTGGCGAACTGCCCGGCGGGCTTCGCCGCCGGTTCCAGCCGGGCGCGGCCATCGCGCGGCCGGGCGATCTGAGCCGCCCCGGCATTGGTGACGGCGAGGCAGACGTTCCCGACCGGCTTTTCGTTCTGGACGAGGGGCTGGCCCGGATCTGCCTCAACGGCACGGCGCGGGCGCTGACCATCGGTTACCTGCGCCCCGGCGGGGCCTATGTCACCCATACCCGGGCCTGGGTCGAGGCGGTCAGCCCATGCACCGTGATCTCCTGGCCGGTCGGCGAGATGCTGGCCCTGGTCAGCCGCCAGCCCGCCCTCGGCCTTGCCGCCTTTCGCGAGGTGGGCCAGCTCCTGCATGGCGCGCTGAACCTGATCGAGGATCTCGCCTTCCGGCCGGTCGAGTCGCGCTTCGCGCGGTTCCTGCTGAACGAACGCGCGCTGCAACAGAGCGCGCTGATCCGGCTGATCGACAGCACCGAATCCCTCGCCACGGCGCTCGGGACCTCGCGCCAGACCCTCTCGACCCTGATCAACCGGCTGATCCGCGAGGGTGTCCTGTCCCGGCCGGACCGCCGCCATCTGAGGCTTCTCGACATTGCCCGGCTCGAGGCGATGGTCGATCTGTCGCCCGGCTGA
- the cowN gene encoding N(2)-fixation sustaining protein CowN yields the protein MTDQTPDRYVSFYGIDCDRKADRLIAMLTAHMAQSQSRWVGYFEQKLAEKARMGNDNLHFVGSQVNSLAAFFEELGDAAAEELLYDLEQTCC from the coding sequence ATGACCGACCAGACCCCCGACCGCTACGTGAGCTTCTACGGCATCGATTGCGACCGCAAGGCCGACCGCCTGATCGCCATGCTCACGGCCCATATGGCCCAAAGCCAGTCCCGCTGGGTCGGCTATTTCGAGCAGAAGCTTGCCGAGAAGGCCCGCATGGGCAATGACAACCTGCATTTCGTGGGCAGCCAGGTGAACAGTCTCGCCGCCTTCTTCGAGGAACTGGGCGACGCCGCGGCCGAAGAGCTGCTCTACGATCTCGAGCAGACCTGCTGCTGA
- the guaB gene encoding IMP dehydrogenase, with product MEIREALTFDDVLLVPAASSVLPSTADTSTLVSRKIRLNIPLLSSAMDTVTEGRMAIAMAQAGGIGVIHRNLTVEEQAREVSRVKRFESGVVYNPITLRPDQTLGDAKALIERYNFTGFPVVDERGHVVGILTNRDMRFASSDATQVGAMMTGSDLAVLREPVDRAEALNLMKARRIEKLLITDVAGKLTGLLTLKDTEKSVLNPQAVKDELGRLRVAAATTVGDAGFERSLALVDAGVDMVVIDTAHGHSEGVAKAVERLRKASNDVQIMAGNVATAAATRALIDAGADAVKVGIGPGSICTTRMVAGVGVPQLTAIMDCAAAAGDVPVIADGGIKYSGDFAKAIAAGASCAMVGSMIAGTDESPGEVVLYQGRSFKEYRGMGSLGAMARGSADRYFQKDAASDKLVPEGIEGQVPYKGPAGTVVHQLVGGLRAAMGYTGCATVEEMRRNCSFVRITGAGLKESHVHDVTITRESPNYRVM from the coding sequence ATGGAGATTCGCGAGGCCCTCACCTTCGATGACGTCCTTCTCGTTCCCGCCGCAAGCTCGGTTCTGCCCAGCACGGCCGATACCTCGACCCTTGTCAGTCGTAAGATCAGGCTGAACATCCCGCTTCTGTCTTCGGCCATGGATACCGTCACCGAGGGCCGCATGGCGATCGCCATGGCCCAGGCCGGCGGCATCGGGGTGATCCACCGCAACCTGACGGTCGAGGAACAGGCGCGCGAGGTCAGCCGGGTCAAGCGCTTCGAATCCGGCGTGGTCTACAACCCGATCACGCTGCGGCCCGACCAGACGCTGGGCGATGCCAAGGCGCTGATCGAACGCTATAACTTCACCGGCTTCCCGGTGGTCGACGAACGCGGCCACGTGGTGGGCATCCTGACCAACCGCGACATGCGCTTTGCCTCCAGCGACGCGACCCAGGTCGGCGCGATGATGACCGGCAGCGACCTTGCCGTGCTGCGCGAGCCCGTCGACCGGGCCGAGGCGCTGAACCTGATGAAGGCGCGCCGGATCGAGAAGCTTCTGATCACCGACGTGGCGGGCAAGCTGACGGGGCTTCTGACGCTGAAGGATACCGAGAAATCGGTGCTGAACCCGCAGGCGGTCAAGGACGAGCTCGGCCGGCTGCGCGTTGCCGCCGCGACCACGGTCGGCGATGCCGGCTTCGAACGCTCGCTGGCGCTGGTCGATGCCGGCGTCGACATGGTCGTGATCGATACCGCGCATGGCCATTCCGAGGGCGTCGCGAAGGCGGTCGAGCGGCTCCGCAAGGCCTCGAATGACGTGCAGATCATGGCCGGCAACGTCGCCACCGCCGCGGCCACCCGGGCCCTGATCGATGCCGGCGCGGATGCGGTCAAGGTGGGCATCGGCCCGGGCTCGATCTGCACCACGCGGATGGTGGCCGGGGTGGGCGTGCCCCAGCTGACGGCGATCATGGATTGCGCCGCCGCGGCAGGAGATGTGCCGGTGATCGCGGATGGCGGCATCAAGTATTCGGGCGATTTCGCCAAGGCGATCGCGGCCGGCGCCTCCTGCGCCATGGTCGGTTCGATGATCGCGGGCACCGACGAATCCCCGGGCGAGGTCGTGCTCTATCAGGGCCGGTCCTTCAAGGAATACCGCGGCATGGGCTCGCTTGGCGCGATGGCGCGGGGCTCGGCCGACCGGTATTTCCAGAAGGACGCGGCCTCCGACAAGCTGGTGCCCGAGGGGATCGAGGGGCAGGTGCCCTACAAGGGGCCGGCCGGAACCGTGGTGCATCAGCTGGTGGGCGGGCTCCGCGCCGCGATGGGCTATACCGGCTGCGCCACCGTCGAGGAGATGCGCCGGAACTGCAGCTTCGTCCGGATCACCGGGGCGGGGCTGAAGGAAAGCCATGTCCATGACGTGACGATCACCCGCGAAAGCCCGAATTACCGAGTCATGTGA
- a CDS encoding sugar transferase has protein sequence MNITLLQVPRAEAGAMPTERLGGYRGKRAFDLLVAALLLTLTAPLMLAIWLLLRAGTGQGFACHRRIGHGGRPIRCLVFHLGRRDGEVAGWVRRAGLSGLPLLWSVLRGEMSLVGPRPATPAVLARYGLARNGYLAMRPGLTGLADAREGAREGAHFCDRVHDDLRYSRIASLALDLGLIAATLRHRCTRRPGRPQPGRSRPGPGCGR, from the coding sequence ATGAACATCACTCTGTTGCAGGTGCCGCGCGCCGAGGCGGGGGCGATGCCGACCGAACGGCTGGGCGGTTATCGGGGCAAGCGGGCGTTCGATCTGCTGGTCGCGGCGCTGCTTCTGACGCTGACGGCGCCGCTGATGCTGGCGATCTGGCTGCTCCTGCGGGCCGGGACCGGGCAGGGCTTCGCCTGTCATCGGCGGATCGGGCATGGAGGCAGACCCATCCGCTGTCTCGTCTTTCATCTCGGGCGTCGCGACGGGGAGGTCGCCGGCTGGGTGCGGCGTGCCGGCCTGTCCGGCTTGCCATTGCTCTGGTCGGTGCTTCGGGGCGAGATGAGCCTTGTCGGACCGCGCCCGGCCACGCCTGCCGTTCTGGCACGCTATGGTCTGGCGCGAAACGGCTATCTGGCGATGCGCCCGGGGCTGACCGGGCTTGCCGATGCCCGGGAAGGGGCGCGGGAGGGTGCGCATTTCTGCGACCGGGTCCATGACGATCTGCGCTACAGCCGGATCGCCTCCCTCGCGCTCGACCTGGGGTTGATCGCGGCGACCTTGCGGCACCGATGCACAAGGCGGCCGGGCAGGCCCCAGCCGGGCCGTTCGCGGCCCGGTCCGGGGTGCGGCCGCTGA
- a CDS encoding short-chain fatty acyl-CoA regulator family protein yields MRKALIGSKLRQLRRDHGQTQAEMARQLNISPAYVNLLENNQRSLSVKVLMALAEAYGVEIRELLSDRNAGRLADLRAAVADPAFGRDRPDLQELRGAIDHAPRLVDLFLQLYRSHRTAVDRITRVGGNGSGTALLVTSPETAVHDFFRENRNYFDALETAAENVRAQFAGDPDDIYAQLKRYLRQKLGIEVRLAPAADMPDALRVFDRKAGEVRLSQALDHANRAFQLAHVLALADIPYLLESMIEEGGIDSDLAAARCRVELANYFAAALLMPYAPFLALAEETAYDVDRLGAAFGTSFEQVSHRLTALQRDGARGVGFFLIRVDKAGNVTKRVNASPFALAEKGGSCPVWNVHNAFATPGVILPQLVEMPDGSQFFTLSRTVKRPVFSPHLQDNRLAVALGCERGEAHRIGYAQAINLGADGPVARIGVSCQLCPRQACSQRAHQPLHMDLPMDADRRGKTRYES; encoded by the coding sequence ATGCGAAAAGCGTTGATAGGATCGAAACTGCGCCAGTTGCGACGCGATCATGGTCAGACCCAGGCCGAAATGGCGCGCCAGCTGAATATCAGCCCGGCCTATGTTAACCTGCTGGAAAACAACCAGAGATCGTTATCGGTCAAGGTGCTGATGGCGCTGGCCGAGGCCTATGGCGTCGAGATCCGCGAGCTGCTGAGCGACCGCAATGCCGGACGGCTGGCCGATCTGCGCGCGGCCGTCGCCGACCCCGCCTTCGGCCGCGACCGGCCCGACCTGCAGGAGCTGCGCGGCGCCATCGACCATGCCCCCCGGCTTGTCGACCTGTTCCTGCAGCTCTATCGCAGCCATCGCACCGCCGTCGACCGGATCACCCGGGTCGGCGGCAACGGCTCCGGCACCGCGTTGCTGGTGACATCGCCCGAAACCGCGGTGCATGACTTCTTCCGCGAGAACCGCAACTATTTCGACGCGCTGGAAACCGCGGCCGAGAATGTGCGCGCCCAGTTCGCGGGCGATCCGGATGACATCTATGCCCAGCTCAAACGCTATCTGCGGCAGAAGCTCGGGATCGAGGTCCGGCTCGCCCCCGCCGCCGACATGCCCGATGCGCTGAGGGTCTTCGACCGGAAGGCGGGCGAGGTGCGCCTGTCGCAGGCGCTCGACCATGCCAACCGGGCCTTCCAGCTGGCCCATGTCCTGGCGCTGGCCGACATTCCCTATCTGCTCGAGTCGATGATCGAGGAAGGCGGCATCGACAGCGATCTGGCCGCCGCGCGCTGCCGGGTCGAGCTGGCCAACTACTTCGCCGCGGCGCTGTTGATGCCCTATGCCCCCTTCCTCGCCCTGGCCGAAGAGACCGCTTACGATGTCGACCGGCTGGGCGCGGCCTTCGGCACCTCCTTCGAGCAGGTCAGCCACCGCCTGACCGCGCTCCAGCGCGACGGCGCGCGCGGCGTGGGTTTCTTCCTGATCCGGGTCGACAAGGCCGGCAACGTGACCAAGCGGGTCAATGCCAGCCCCTTCGCGCTGGCCGAGAAGGGCGGCTCCTGCCCGGTCTGGAATGTGCATAACGCCTTCGCGACGCCCGGCGTGATCCTGCCGCAGCTGGTCGAGATGCCCGATGGCAGCCAGTTCTTCACCCTCAGCCGCACCGTCAAGCGCCCGGTCTTCAGCCCGCATCTGCAGGATAACCGGCTGGCGGTGGCGCTGGGCTGCGAGCGCGGCGAGGCGCATCGGATCGGCTATGCCCAGGCCATCAATCTGGGCGCCGACGGGCCGGTCGCAAGGATCGGGGTCAGTTGCCAGCTTTGCCCGCGCCAGGCCTGTTCGCAACGCGCCCATCAGCCGCTGCACATGGATCTGCCGATGGATGCCGACCGGCGCGGCAAGACCCGCTATGAAAGCTGA